One Eubacteriales bacterium mix99 genomic window carries:
- a CDS encoding glycoside hydrolase family 2 TIM barrel-domain containing protein: MKYVDLSGAWSVSLQNGHAGEAVLPGTLDENRIGGRDSGSRWRNSDTDSGKDPEPEGDARILTRLTRKYTYEGPAWFTKTISMEETGGQRVFLEVERSRELTLALNGKDIIPCRQGTVSTPYVFEVTSEVKEGENVCTLCCDNSYPSWPRDAIVNSSAATDETQTNWNGLLGYLRLRFEKSNFISSIRVYPDGKIADVIVELDCTNAYTGLLSLRSKAFAHELVRKIAVPAGRNSIRIGGIPLSESVSVWEDGNGILYSLAVSADGMEEKAVDFGIRTFADQNGRLALNSRVILLRGEANCCVFPETGHMPMTSAEWKTVLTTYQSYGVNCIRFHSHCPPDAAFTAADEIGMMMQPELSHWDPKTAFESEKSWGYYQLELRQILFTYANHPSFVMLTFGNELCAGALGHKRMDLLQKTAEGMDPTRLYAIASNCHYGSIGPDRNSNFYTSSGFYAKLLRGTSSPMRGFINQQYPNAKTNYGREMKQLRQEYSRPVFSFEVGQYEVLPDFDELQLFHGVTRPDNYFSVREKAERQGWLPDWRKRVEASGELSLLAYREEVEAAMRTEELSGISLLSLQDFPGQGTALVGMLNSHMQPKPFSFADPKRFRKFFADVLPLILLDRYTYLNTETITAEVRIANYGRREISGTCRIRWRDGDKIIKEQVLPSQVYPCGSLSVVGAISFPAECIPNAGKLTVTASVGGYTNSYPVWIYPDKPFSCPDSVFMTQSPGEAAAALEEGKSVFLNPPVTPDNFPHSIPAQFTTDFWSVETFGAQSGFMGCFMDPQHPVFNGFPTEFHSNWQWWPMCRGRAMLLPKSVDPLITALDCCTRMRRMGMLIECRVGKGKLILSSMGLVESARYPEVRALMQSIVNYMAGDYFHPLQEISRQTLNEISPAVS, translated from the coding sequence ATGAAATATGTGGATTTAAGCGGTGCCTGGTCCGTGTCCCTTCAAAACGGGCACGCCGGGGAAGCAGTTTTGCCCGGTACCCTGGATGAAAACAGGATCGGCGGCCGCGACAGCGGCAGCAGATGGCGGAATTCTGATACGGATTCGGGAAAGGATCCAGAGCCGGAGGGGGATGCCCGGATTCTTACCAGGCTGACCAGAAAATATACCTATGAAGGACCTGCCTGGTTTACAAAAACCATTTCCATGGAAGAGACAGGAGGTCAAAGGGTTTTCCTTGAAGTGGAACGCAGCAGGGAACTGACGCTGGCCTTGAATGGAAAAGATATCATTCCCTGCCGGCAGGGGACGGTTTCCACTCCTTATGTGTTTGAAGTCACCAGTGAAGTGAAGGAAGGGGAAAATGTCTGCACTCTTTGCTGTGACAATTCCTATCCTTCCTGGCCCAGGGATGCCATCGTAAACTCTTCCGCCGCAACGGACGAAACCCAGACCAATTGGAACGGACTGCTTGGCTATCTGCGGCTGCGGTTTGAAAAAAGCAATTTTATTTCCTCCATACGGGTCTATCCGGACGGCAAAATTGCTGATGTCATTGTGGAACTGGATTGTACCAATGCTTATACCGGCTTGCTATCCCTGCGGAGCAAGGCGTTTGCCCATGAGTTGGTCCGAAAGATTGCCGTACCGGCAGGCAGGAACAGCATCCGTATTGGGGGAATTCCTCTCTCTGAATCCGTATCGGTCTGGGAGGATGGCAATGGTATCCTGTATTCCCTTGCCGTTTCCGCAGACGGTATGGAGGAGAAAGCCGTTGATTTTGGCATCCGGACCTTTGCCGACCAAAACGGAAGACTGGCATTGAACAGCCGCGTCATTCTGCTTCGCGGGGAGGCCAACTGCTGTGTGTTTCCGGAGACAGGCCATATGCCGATGACATCTGCTGAGTGGAAGACCGTTCTGACCACTTATCAGTCCTATGGGGTCAACTGTATCCGTTTTCATTCCCATTGTCCGCCGGATGCGGCTTTTACGGCTGCGGATGAGATTGGTATGATGATGCAGCCGGAGCTCTCCCACTGGGATCCGAAAACGGCATTTGAGTCGGAAAAAAGCTGGGGTTATTATCAGCTGGAACTGCGGCAGATTTTGTTTACCTACGCAAACCATCCGTCTTTTGTGATGCTGACATTCGGCAATGAGCTGTGTGCAGGCGCATTGGGACATAAGCGTATGGATTTGCTGCAAAAGACGGCGGAAGGGATGGATCCCACCCGGCTGTATGCCATTGCCTCCAACTGTCATTATGGCAGCATTGGTCCGGACCGGAACAGCAATTTCTATACATCGTCCGGTTTCTATGCGAAATTGCTCCGCGGCACTTCCTCTCCCATGCGGGGGTTCATCAATCAACAATATCCCAATGCAAAAACAAACTACGGCAGGGAGATGAAGCAGCTGCGCCAGGAATATTCCAGACCTGTTTTCAGCTTTGAAGTCGGGCAGTATGAGGTGCTGCCTGATTTTGATGAACTGCAGCTGTTTCATGGAGTGACCCGGCCGGACAATTATTTCAGTGTAAGGGAAAAGGCGGAACGGCAGGGCTGGCTGCCGGACTGGAGAAAAAGAGTGGAAGCCAGCGGGGAATTGTCCCTGCTTGCCTATCGGGAGGAAGTGGAGGCAGCGATGCGGACGGAGGAATTATCGGGTATTTCCCTTCTTTCCCTGCAGGACTTTCCCGGACAGGGCACCGCTCTGGTGGGGATGCTGAATTCCCATATGCAGCCCAAGCCGTTTTCCTTTGCGGATCCAAAACGATTTCGGAAGTTTTTTGCGGATGTGCTTCCGCTTATCCTGCTGGACAGATATACCTATCTCAATACGGAGACCATCACTGCCGAAGTCCGGATAGCGAACTATGGCAGGCGGGAGATATCCGGAACCTGCCGGATCCGGTGGAGGGACGGCGACAAGATCATAAAAGAGCAGGTTTTGCCTTCACAGGTTTATCCGTGTGGATCCCTGTCTGTTGTTGGGGCGATATCGTTCCCGGCGGAATGTATCCCGAATGCAGGGAAATTGACGGTTACCGCTTCTGTCGGGGGTTATACAAACAGCTATCCGGTTTGGATCTATCCGGATAAGCCCTTTTCCTGCCCGGATTCTGTTTTTATGACGCAATCCCCAGGGGAAGCGGCAGCAGCACTGGAGGAAGGGAAGAGCGTGTTTTTGAATCCGCCCGTTACACCGGATAACTTTCCCCATTCGATCCCTGCGCAGTTTACGACGGATTTCTGGTCCGTAGAGACTTTTGGAGCCCAGTCGGGATTTATGGGCTGCTTTATGGATCCACAGCATCCGGTTTTCAACGGGTTCCCCACCGAATTTCATTCCAACTGGCAGTGGTGGCCCATGTGCAGGGGGCGTGCCATGCTCCTTCCGAAGTCCGTAGATCCGCTGATTACCGCATTGGACTGCTGTACACGCATGAGAAGGATGGGGATGCTGATCGAGTGCCGCGTCGGAAAGGGGAAATTGATCCTGAGCAGCATGGGACTTGTGGAATCCGCCCGGTATCCGGAGGTACGCGCGCTGATGCAAAGTATCGTCAATTACATGGCGGGGGATTATTTTCATCCGCTGCAGGAAATTTCCCGTCAGACCCTGAACGAAATAAGCCCGGCGGTTTCCTGA
- a CDS encoding DUF5107 domain-containing protein — protein MSYGNIVSVREESVTIPAYKGYPPEKSPLFIEKRAYQGSTGKVYPLPVTEKISDKKEDVVYRAIFLENEYLLVMILPEIGGRIQRAYDKTNGYDFIYYNHVVKPALVGLTGPWISGGIELNWPQHHRPTTFSPVDSCYTRNPDGSCSVFVGETDKMYGTKGMAKISLYPGKAYIEIKGQLYNPTDVPQTFLWWANPAVPVNDHTYSVFPPDVHAVMDHGRRAVSTFPIAIGEYYKADYSAGVDISRYKNIKVPTSYMADHSDFDFIGNYDESLHAGMLHVADHHIAPGKKQWTWGSGDFGCSWDRNLTDADGPYIELMTGVFTENQPDFSWLKPYEEKTFEQYFLPYKGVGHVSNATKEAVLGIDVSEPGKVVVRVYVTEEYQDAQIRITEGNRVIGEKTTDLSPETCLAEEFPAPEQPEKCHASVFCGGRLLAECGVPQRKPEPVPHPAEPLKDPVDLKSTEELYLAATHLEQYRHATYRPEDYYLEGLRRDPTDIRLNNGYGLFQFRRGNFRESIRLFQAAIRKQTWKNPNPYYGECYFNLGLALEKSGDEKGAYDAFYKATWNSETSSAGFTRLAFLSARKKQYDQALKFVEKALRNNGHSMKARTLKAALLRKIGADRRSLLKESHSIDPLDMGTLYECAQNGGDSQDTGAFSSWLRMMRTPPHNYLVLSLDYLRAGFYEDALFILKSCPDPNPMVFYYMGYAAHLNGDDFSAGKCYRKAEQLPEDGCFPNKLDEILILNDCIGLLPHAPMAEYYLGNLLYDKEQYAKATVHWEKAVAGKPSLAMGFRNLSIAYYNKEQNGKKAKKAIGQACLLDPEYPRFWLERDQLAAKSGDSVESRLSVLRQRLDLVQSRDDLYLRYIMLLNCCGEYEKALDGLLHHKFHPWEGGEGRVSAQYRFSLIHLAKQAMALQEYEKAIGLLKRTLHYPASLGEGKLPNVPDNQAYYYMGFACRRGNRKKQAEESFRLATLGEKEPGPALYYNEQPSDFIYYQGLAWEALGNPEEARKPFHRLIAYGEEHLFDKVSYDYFAVSLPDAEAYQEDIARNNVLYCQYLRALGKLGLGQKEEAAGIFSDILKQQPDHQGALEHRQDDEEGGEGKV, from the coding sequence ATGTCATACGGGAACATTGTCAGCGTAAGGGAGGAAAGTGTTACAATACCTGCTTATAAAGGATATCCTCCGGAAAAAAGTCCATTATTTATCGAAAAAAGAGCTTATCAGGGAAGCACCGGCAAGGTTTATCCCCTGCCGGTCACGGAAAAAATATCGGATAAAAAGGAAGATGTGGTTTATCGGGCGATTTTTCTGGAAAACGAGTATCTGCTTGTGATGATTCTGCCGGAAATTGGCGGCAGAATCCAGAGGGCATATGACAAAACCAACGGTTATGATTTTATTTATTACAATCACGTCGTCAAGCCTGCTCTGGTCGGTCTGACCGGTCCGTGGATTTCCGGCGGGATTGAGCTGAACTGGCCGCAGCATCACCGCCCGACTACTTTTTCTCCCGTGGATTCCTGTTACACCCGGAATCCCGATGGGTCCTGCTCCGTTTTTGTCGGAGAAACCGATAAGATGTACGGTACCAAAGGGATGGCAAAAATCAGTCTTTATCCGGGAAAGGCCTATATTGAAATCAAGGGGCAGCTGTACAATCCCACAGATGTTCCCCAGACGTTTCTCTGGTGGGCCAATCCTGCGGTTCCGGTCAATGATCATACCTATTCGGTTTTTCCGCCGGATGTCCATGCAGTGATGGACCATGGCAGAAGGGCTGTTTCCACCTTTCCCATCGCAATCGGGGAGTATTACAAGGCCGATTATTCTGCAGGGGTTGATATCTCCCGCTACAAAAACATAAAGGTTCCGACCTCCTACATGGCGGATCATTCGGACTTTGACTTTATCGGGAATTATGATGAAAGCCTTCATGCCGGAATGCTTCATGTGGCGGACCATCACATTGCTCCCGGCAAGAAACAGTGGACCTGGGGAAGCGGGGATTTTGGCTGCTCCTGGGACCGCAATCTGACGGATGCAGACGGCCCCTATATCGAGCTGATGACGGGTGTGTTCACCGAAAATCAGCCGGATTTCAGCTGGCTGAAACCATATGAGGAAAAGACATTTGAACAGTACTTTCTTCCTTATAAAGGGGTGGGGCATGTCAGCAATGCAACAAAGGAAGCAGTTCTTGGCATTGATGTATCCGAACCCGGTAAGGTCGTTGTGAGGGTTTATGTGACCGAAGAATATCAAGATGCACAGATTCGCATTACGGAGGGAAACAGGGTAATCGGTGAAAAAACCACGGATCTTTCTCCGGAAACGTGTCTGGCAGAGGAATTCCCCGCCCCCGAGCAGCCGGAAAAGTGCCATGCTTCCGTTTTCTGTGGTGGCAGACTGCTGGCGGAGTGCGGCGTTCCCCAAAGGAAACCGGAGCCCGTCCCTCACCCGGCGGAACCGCTGAAGGATCCGGTGGATCTGAAATCCACGGAAGAGCTTTATCTGGCTGCGACACACCTGGAGCAGTACCGGCATGCGACATACCGGCCGGAAGATTATTATCTGGAAGGCCTGCGCCGGGATCCCACCGACATCCGGCTGAACAACGGGTACGGACTGTTTCAGTTTCGGCGCGGCAACTTCCGGGAGAGCATCAGGCTTTTCCAGGCTGCCATCCGGAAACAGACTTGGAAAAATCCCAACCCCTATTATGGGGAGTGTTATTTTAACCTTGGTCTTGCACTGGAGAAAAGCGGTGATGAAAAAGGAGCGTATGATGCCTTTTATAAGGCCACCTGGAACAGTGAAACCAGCAGCGCTGGCTTTACCCGGCTTGCTTTTCTGTCTGCCCGTAAGAAGCAGTATGATCAGGCGCTGAAGTTTGTGGAAAAAGCATTGAGGAACAACGGGCATTCCATGAAAGCCCGCACACTGAAAGCGGCTCTGCTGCGAAAGATCGGTGCAGACCGCCGCAGTCTGCTGAAGGAGAGCCATTCCATTGATCCGCTGGATATGGGTACTTTGTATGAATGCGCACAGAACGGCGGGGATTCACAGGACACTGGGGCTTTTTCCTCCTGGCTGCGCATGATGAGGACTCCCCCGCATAATTACCTTGTCCTGTCCCTGGACTATCTCCGGGCAGGTTTTTATGAGGATGCACTTTTCATTCTGAAGTCCTGTCCGGATCCCAATCCCATGGTCTTCTATTATATGGGATATGCGGCGCATTTAAATGGAGACGATTTCTCAGCCGGGAAGTGCTACCGGAAGGCAGAGCAGCTGCCGGAAGATGGATGCTTTCCGAACAAATTGGATGAAATCCTCATTCTGAACGATTGTATCGGATTACTGCCCCACGCTCCCATGGCGGAGTATTATCTTGGCAATCTGCTCTATGACAAAGAACAATACGCAAAAGCAACCGTTCACTGGGAAAAGGCGGTGGCAGGGAAGCCTTCCCTTGCCATGGGATTCCGGAACCTTTCCATCGCTTATTACAACAAGGAACAGAACGGCAAAAAAGCCAAAAAGGCAATCGGGCAGGCCTGCCTTCTGGATCCGGAATATCCCCGCTTCTGGCTGGAACGGGATCAGCTTGCGGCAAAAAGTGGGGATTCCGTGGAAAGCCGTCTGTCGGTACTGAGACAACGCCTGGATCTTGTTCAGAGCCGGGATGATCTGTACCTGCGGTACATCATGCTCCTCAACTGCTGCGGGGAATATGAAAAGGCGCTGGACGGCCTGCTGCATCATAAGTTTCATCCCTGGGAAGGCGGGGAAGGTAGAGTCAGCGCTCAGTATCGGTTTTCACTGATTCATCTGGCAAAACAGGCAATGGCATTGCAGGAGTATGAGAAAGCAATCGGGCTGCTGAAGAGAACCCTTCATTATCCAGCCAGCCTGGGCGAAGGAAAGCTGCCTAATGTTCCGGACAATCAGGCGTACTATTATATGGGGTTTGCCTGTCGGCGCGGGAACAGGAAAAAGCAGGCAGAAGAATCTTTCCGGCTGGCCACTTTGGGGGAAAAGGAGCCGGGTCCGGCATTGTATTACAACGAGCAGCCTTCCGATTTTATCTATTATCAGGGCCTGGCATGGGAAGCTCTGGGCAATCCGGAAGAAGCCCGAAAGCCTTTTCATCGCCTGATCGCCTATGGGGAAGAGCATCTCTTTGACAAGGTGTCGTATGATTACTTTGCGGTTTCACTTCCGGATGCTGAGGCATATCAGGAGGACATCGCCCGGAACAATGTGCTGTATTGCCAGTATCTCCGGGCTTTGGGAAAGCTGGGCCTGGGGCAGAAGGAGGAAGCTGCCGGGATTTTTTCGGACATCCTGAAACAGCAGCCGGATCATCAGGGCGCTCTGGAACACAGGCAAGATGACGAAGAAGGAGGAGAGGGTAAAGTATGA
- a CDS encoding AraC family transcriptional regulator, with the protein MIVLPTGTFSAYAAHPLVRRMYLTDVGFFPQAKHHYRERRKGIEEYIFLCCTAGEGTVQMKGKEFVLRQNEAICIPHFTGHRYYASAQNPWSILWVHFKGEDTALFPLEDCRVIHFESQSAVERIMYLFELLFHVLDGNYTEGNFVYISQVLMLILSETYYREKRNGTEKQNKQVTEVIRYLSKNLDTNLSLEDLTTEFNLSKTYLNGIFQKYTQHAPMDFYLHLKMNQACKLLRLTDLYVYEVAQKLGYEDPYYFSRIFKKVIGCSPRDYRHRDGSSLPFPSQLL; encoded by the coding sequence ATGATTGTACTGCCCACCGGAACCTTTTCCGCCTATGCAGCACACCCCCTGGTCCGGCGCATGTATCTGACGGATGTCGGCTTTTTCCCCCAGGCAAAGCATCACTACAGGGAACGAAGGAAGGGAATTGAGGAATATATTTTCCTGTGCTGTACCGCCGGGGAGGGAACCGTTCAGATGAAAGGGAAAGAATTTGTCCTTCGGCAGAACGAAGCGATTTGCATCCCACATTTTACAGGGCACCGCTATTATGCCTCTGCGCAGAATCCATGGAGTATCCTGTGGGTTCACTTCAAGGGAGAGGATACTGCCCTTTTTCCCCTGGAAGACTGCCGGGTAATACATTTTGAGTCCCAATCTGCGGTAGAGCGTATTATGTATTTATTTGAACTTCTTTTTCATGTCCTGGATGGAAACTATACGGAAGGGAATTTCGTCTATATCTCTCAGGTGCTGATGCTGATTCTGTCGGAAACCTATTACCGGGAAAAACGAAACGGCACGGAAAAACAGAACAAACAGGTCACGGAAGTGATTCGCTACCTGTCCAAAAATCTGGATACCAATCTCTCACTGGAAGATCTCACTACGGAATTCAATCTATCCAAAACTTACCTGAACGGAATCTTTCAGAAATACACGCAGCACGCACCCATGGATTTTTATCTCCATCTGAAAATGAATCAGGCCTGCAAGCTGCTGCGCTTAACCGACCTGTATGTTTATGAGGTGGCACAGAAACTCGGCTATGAGGATCCGTACTATTTTTCCAGGATCTTTAAAAAAGTAATTGGTTGCTCTCCCCGGGACTATCGCCACAGGGACGGGTCCTCTCTTCCTTTTCCGTCACAACTTCTGTAA
- a CDS encoding 1-phosphofructokinase family hexose kinase, translating to MILAVNMNPAMDKVYAVDDFQAGKVFRPRDMTATAGGKGLNVARVAHLLGEKVIATGLIGGSTGRQIEEEVRNGGMDSRFVPIRGESRICINIMDHRNGTSTEVLEPGPMATEGDARVFLSRYQELLEECSVVTASGSLPKGLPVDFYSTLIRLAKEKGKRFLLDTSGTFFQEGIKARPFLIKPNRDELTALQLAEPGSRRTGEKAEMGRKDIVKAVQAFQARGIELPVVSLGKQGCIAALEDGVYHFTTPAVDIVNTVGSGDSFIAGCAVALNRGARFREAIRFGMACGTANTQFFKTGWIEKEMVESFLPMIDCIKIA from the coding sequence ATGATACTGGCAGTCAACATGAATCCGGCCATGGATAAGGTATATGCGGTGGACGATTTTCAGGCGGGAAAAGTCTTTCGTCCACGGGATATGACGGCAACAGCAGGGGGAAAGGGACTGAATGTGGCACGGGTTGCTCATCTGCTGGGAGAAAAGGTAATCGCCACCGGACTGATCGGCGGCAGTACCGGCAGGCAGATTGAGGAAGAAGTGCGAAACGGGGGAATGGACAGCCGGTTTGTTCCCATTCGGGGGGAATCCCGGATCTGCATCAATATCATGGATCACAGGAACGGCACTTCCACTGAGGTGCTGGAGCCCGGACCGATGGCAACGGAGGGAGATGCCAGGGTATTTTTATCCCGCTATCAGGAATTGTTGGAAGAGTGCAGCGTGGTGACCGCTTCGGGCAGTCTGCCAAAAGGCCTGCCGGTGGATTTTTATTCCACACTGATTCGGCTTGCAAAGGAAAAGGGAAAGCGATTTCTGCTGGATACCAGCGGGACGTTCTTTCAGGAAGGGATAAAGGCAAGGCCATTTCTCATCAAGCCCAACAGGGACGAGCTGACCGCGTTGCAACTAGCAGAACCGGGAAGTCGTCGCACCGGTGAGAAAGCGGAAATGGGCAGGAAGGATATTGTAAAGGCCGTTCAGGCTTTTCAGGCCCGGGGCATCGAGTTGCCTGTCGTATCCCTTGGGAAACAGGGCTGTATTGCGGCTTTGGAAGATGGAGTATATCATTTTACCACTCCGGCGGTGGATATTGTCAACACAGTGGGATCCGGGGATTCGTTTATCGCCGGCTGTGCGGTGGCACTGAACCGGGGAGCGCGCTTCCGGGAAGCCATCCGCTTTGGCATGGCCTGCGGCACGGCCAACACCCAGTTTTTCAAGACCGGCTGGATTGAAAAGGAAATGGTGGAGAGCTTCCTGCCGATGATCGACTGCATAAAGATTGCATAA
- a CDS encoding galactitol-1-phosphate 5-dehydrogenase, translating to MKAAVLHANDDLRYEEYPTPQIEDGEILVKVKATGICGSDVPRVLHNGAHFYPIVLGHEFSGEVVEVGKDVRQISVGDKVAGAPLLPCLKCDQCQKGNYSLCDSYSFIGSRVQGSFARYVKLPEQNAVKFDPEISFEQGALFEPSTIALHGLRRAGFRGGEDTAILGGGTIGLFAAQWARIFGAGRVFVFDIDPDRLKLAKKLGADGVVNTQEDGFREQVKEWTRNKGFGFIFETAGAAATMKLAFELAGKHSDVCFIGTPSRDLVLPPQLLENLHRKEFRLTGSWMSYSAPFPGEEWELTAHFLATGALKYDEDLIFRKLPLSEAKKAFDYYKVPGTVKGKILLVNE from the coding sequence ATGAAGGCTGCGGTACTGCATGCGAACGATGATCTTCGATATGAGGAGTATCCAACGCCGCAAATCGAAGACGGAGAGATATTGGTAAAGGTAAAAGCAACCGGAATCTGCGGATCGGATGTACCCAGGGTACTTCATAACGGTGCGCATTTCTATCCCATTGTATTGGGGCATGAATTTTCCGGCGAAGTTGTGGAAGTCGGAAAGGATGTCCGGCAAATCTCTGTTGGGGATAAAGTTGCCGGAGCGCCGCTTCTTCCCTGTTTAAAATGTGACCAATGTCAAAAGGGAAATTATTCCCTGTGTGATTCATACAGCTTCATCGGCTCCCGGGTCCAAGGGAGCTTTGCCCGGTATGTCAAACTTCCTGAGCAGAATGCTGTGAAGTTTGATCCGGAGATTTCCTTTGAACAAGGCGCATTGTTTGAGCCTTCCACCATTGCCCTGCACGGTTTGCGGCGGGCCGGTTTCCGCGGAGGAGAGGATACTGCCATTCTGGGCGGCGGCACCATCGGGCTCTTTGCCGCACAATGGGCCAGGATATTTGGCGCGGGACGGGTGTTTGTATTTGATATTGATCCGGACCGGCTGAAGCTGGCGAAAAAGCTGGGAGCGGATGGAGTCGTCAACACGCAGGAAGACGGCTTCCGGGAACAGGTGAAGGAATGGACCAGGAACAAGGGCTTTGGGTTTATCTTCGAGACGGCAGGAGCGGCGGCCACCATGAAGCTGGCATTTGAGCTGGCCGGCAAACATTCGGATGTCTGCTTTATCGGCACACCCTCCAGGGATCTGGTTCTTCCGCCGCAGCTGCTGGAGAATCTCCACCGCAAGGAATTTCGTCTGACAGGCTCCTGGATGTCCTACAGTGCTCCGTTTCCGGGGGAGGAATGGGAGCTGACGGCCCATTTTCTGGCAACCGGCGCACTGAAATATGACGAGGATCTGATTTTCCGGAAGCTGCCCTTGTCGGAAGCTAAAAAGGCATTTGATTATTATAAGGTGCCCGGCACGGTAAAAGGGAAAATTCTGCTGGTGAATGAATAG
- a CDS encoding FGGY-family carbohydrate kinase gives MGKLLMGMDIGTSACKAALFDPEGNVMCQSTEEYPVCYPAPGCAEQNPLEWWEAVCRAVRGMIDASRVDVRQIAGIGVAGQSWSAIPVDRQGHVLCNTPIWMDTRSGEICREVLERLGYERIFQVCGNPFEPTYTTPKILWFREQRPEIFQNTFQFLQSNSYIVYRLTGVFTQDLSQGYGLHVFHMKNGQWDEKLSGELGIPLEKLPELFPCDKVVGEVTREAGEAMGLPSGIPVVAGGLDAACGALGAGVIYPGQTQEQGGQAGGMSICLSQPKAHPRLILGRHVVPDRWLLQGGTVGGGGTLKWFRQEFGASEEAQAKQSGKGVFQIMDEEASGIVPGSEGVLFLPYMAGERSPVWDKHAKGVYFGLDYHKTRAHMIRATMEGCAYALLHNLKTAEEAGAEALELTAMGGAANSSLWTQIKSDVTGKTIRVSASDTATALGAAILAGVGTGVYRDFEEAVKRTCRITRVHEPDRNLYLQYSGYYGIYRSLYDQLKDVFREAERVSKG, from the coding sequence ATGGGAAAACTGCTGATGGGAATGGACATCGGCACATCCGCCTGCAAGGCGGCCCTGTTTGATCCGGAAGGAAATGTGATGTGCCAGTCCACAGAGGAATATCCGGTCTGTTATCCTGCACCGGGCTGTGCGGAGCAGAACCCGCTGGAATGGTGGGAAGCGGTCTGCCGGGCAGTCCGGGGGATGATCGATGCTTCCCGGGTTGATGTCCGCCAGATTGCCGGCATAGGCGTGGCAGGACAGAGCTGGTCAGCCATTCCCGTGGACCGGCAGGGTCATGTGCTCTGCAATACTCCCATCTGGATGGACACCCGCAGCGGGGAGATTTGCCGGGAGGTCCTGGAGAGGCTGGGATACGAGCGGATTTTTCAGGTCTGTGGGAATCCGTTCGAGCCCACTTATACCACGCCGAAGATTTTATGGTTCCGGGAACAGAGGCCGGAGATCTTTCAGAATACCTTTCAGTTTCTGCAGAGCAACAGTTATATTGTGTATCGCCTTACCGGAGTCTTCACACAGGATCTTTCCCAGGGGTACGGCCTGCACGTGTTTCATATGAAGAACGGGCAATGGGATGAAAAGCTGAGCGGGGAGCTGGGGATCCCTCTGGAGAAGCTTCCGGAGCTGTTTCCATGTGATAAGGTCGTGGGAGAAGTCACCCGGGAAGCCGGGGAAGCCATGGGCTTGCCTTCTGGGATCCCTGTTGTTGCCGGGGGCCTGGACGCGGCATGCGGAGCCCTTGGGGCAGGAGTGATTTATCCCGGTCAGACACAGGAGCAGGGAGGGCAGGCCGGCGGCATGAGTATCTGTCTCAGTCAGCCAAAAGCGCATCCCAGACTGATCCTGGGCCGGCACGTTGTTCCGGATCGGTGGCTTCTTCAGGGCGGAACGGTGGGAGGCGGCGGGACGCTGAAATGGTTTCGGCAGGAATTCGGCGCATCTGAGGAAGCACAGGCGAAGCAGTCGGGCAAAGGCGTTTTTCAGATTATGGATGAGGAGGCTTCCGGCATTGTCCCTGGGTCCGAAGGCGTATTGTTTCTGCCTTATATGGCAGGGGAACGGTCTCCGGTCTGGGACAAGCATGCCAAAGGAGTATATTTCGGGTTGGATTATCATAAGACCCGGGCTCATATGATCCGTGCGACCATGGAAGGTTGTGCCTATGCTCTTCTGCACAATTTAAAAACAGCGGAGGAAGCGGGAGCGGAGGCCCTTGAGCTGACGGCCATGGGAGGAGCGGCCAACAGCAGCCTGTGGACGCAGATCAAAAGTGATGTGACGGGAAAGACCATCCGGGTTTCGGCTTCTGATACGGCTACCGCGTTGGGTGCTGCCATACTGGCCGGAGTCGGCACGGGTGTGTACCGGGATTTTGAGGAGGCAGTGAAGCGGACCTGCAGGATCACCAGGGTCCATGAGCCGGATCGGAATCTTTATTTGCAGTATAGTGGATATTATGGGATTTACCGGAGCTTATACGATCAATTGAAGGACGTTTTCCGGGAAGCGGAAAGGGTAAGCAAAGGGTAG